A region of the Lycium barbarum isolate Lr01 chromosome 1, ASM1917538v2, whole genome shotgun sequence genome:
CTAGCAGCGTAAGGATGCCCGATAACCTCACGAACGTCCACGAAAAAAtttaacttcaactttaaccattaaataccttcattctCATTATaatatccataacaacaacaatcaaaatactaagtaaaatcagttcatcatttttacacaaaacagcccctacggcttcaacaatactccaacatcaacatacatgatttcatacctccaattcacatttacacattCACAACACGTCCAAACTCATCCTAAAacatatagaaaatgatcaactcttaccttaacaaatTGGCTCCTAAATTTGTTGAATTTGGCAACTTCAATTAATAACCACTCTTGCTGCCCTCAATGCTCAATTCACGTTGCTACCACCTTCCAAGGTTGGAATATCTTGAAAGATTAATTTTCTTCATCAAGAACACAAGCTTGCTCAAGAACAGCCATAGTCGGGAGCTGCCATGGCTGGACTGCTCTCTCACTCTCAAGatcattctctttttttttttttttttttttttggaatagatGGTGAATGCCATGGCCATGAGCTTGGAGCTGCTGCCATGGCCATggagccgagagcctctctctctccctctaatTCATttgttgaagatgaaatgagatAGTGTTATGCAATTGTCATCAAATAAGTATATATATGCTGTCCACAATGGTGACACTTGTCCAGCCAcatgacatgtgtcccattaACACCCACAACCAATCAGATTCagccacatgtcttggtggggcccacttagtgcactAATGACTTGATTAGTGATAATTAGtctctaatccccacttaataatttaatcatggttaattaatccctaatatccattaatatttccataccaaataaaattgCAAGCaagtcgtgcacttattaaaatcggggattaaaagtccttgtctcctaTCCAAAAAGTAATCTTGTCCTTGGATTTATGTTGATTAACTTAGGAATAATccgtcgtataaaaatacgggatataacacataactCCTTATATGCTAGGAGATACACATCCCTCAAGTTGGACAAAAAATCATGTCTAGAATTTtgccaaatttttccaaagtttcaacaaacatgatttcttcgattcgcttgatcccaaaACCTTTAGATACTCACTTAAGACTTGTTAGAGGTATTCCTCAACCTTATAGGAATTCCATTACCCCTCTGAGCTTATACTAGTTCACTTATGACACAAACAACACAAATTgttttacgaggtgtaacaagtacATAGGTCATAGTGAAActaaaaattggtatcagagctaatATATTTATATAAAGGCTAGAACCTTAAAATATTAGAGATGGTCGCACCTCCTGGAGTTCAAGAAGGTTAATTAAGAACAAGAACATCATtctttaatgaaaaatattaCGGCTGGTCAAAAGCAAGGATGGAAAACTTCATAATTGTGAAGTCTTGAATTATGTAACATCATTATGAGTGGTCCTATAGTTTCTATGACCACATATGATAAAGGCAATAAAGATTTTCCCAAGGGGAGAGAAGACTACACTAATGATAAGGACATTCAGGTCATCCAAAAGAATGCCCACACAAAGAAACTACTTGTTTTCGGCATTGAACCTGATGAATAGAGCAGAATATTTTCATGTACAACTGCCATTGAAGTGTGGGAAAGCTATCAAACCATACATGGAGGAACTAGTCAGGTCTACGAGTCTAAGATTGCCCTATTAAATAGGATGTATGAGTTATTCAAGATGAATGAAGGAGAATTCCTTCAAGAAATGTTCAATAGGTTCACACATATAACAAATGAACTAAGCTCTATTGAGGTTATTATTCCTCAAGGAAGAAGCATTGAAAAACTTCTTGATATATTACCTCACTTTTGGAAGAGAAAAGATAATGCTATTATAAAGGCAAAGGATCCGGAGACAATGACTATGAAAGAACTCATGGGGAACTTGAAAACCGATAAGGTGAGGAAGCTCATAATTCAAAAGAATAGTCCTCCAAGCAGAGATATGAACCTAGTCCTCACAGCTACCCGACATGAAAAATGAGGAAGACATTGCCCAACTCACCATAAGGTTTCAAAAATTTATTAGGAGGGGAGACTACCTAAATAGAGCAAGCACCTCAAGACTAAGATGATGTGACAGAAGCACTCAAGAAGGATGCTTTAGATGTAGGAGGTTAGACCACTTCGTTAGAGAATGTCCAGAAGGAGAAGATGATGGGAGAAGGAATGATCCTGAAAGAAGAAGAGAGGAACCCTATAAGCAAGTTGTGAAAACATGGTAAGTATGCCAATAACCTATTACAACCAATTAGTTAAGTTACTAAAGCAAAAAGTAAAGTGAAAACACGATATATCCAtaaaaagtttatataataaTCAAAATGCGGGAAACACAACCCAAGACCACCCAAACTGGTCTCATATGTAAAAGAGCTATTATTTGTATCAATACATGTCTAAATGATTAAAAAACACAGAAAAGCATAAAATATATAGAGGGAGGTGGTGTTGTGGATCAGCCAATCAGCTCATCACGATCTCTAAAAGGGAAAGCCTTAGACTCAGTAAGCTCTACGGGACCCACTTGTGCTCGGTAAGAAATCTGCATcacaaagaatgcagcaagtataGTATGAGTATGAGAAACACGTGTACTCAACATATCTTGCAGACCGACAATGAAGAATTAGTGACGACGTTAAAAAGAAAAGTCTCATTTTAACCTGGTCCGGCTTACCTTACTTCGGATCGTTCAATTAACACGGTAGCGAATAAATCAGACATCAAGTAATCAATTAAAGATATGCCATGCAATGCAATTAAATGTCATCCAAGGCCACTTACTTTCCATAACCTGTGTATACACGGAGCTCCATTGAACTATTTGGGAGACGTGACCTATAGGGGACTCCTGAGGTCCATAGACTTGGCACAGACGATCTAAGCGTACTTTCAAATAATCCCAGCACAGACTATCTCTATGTGCTCAAACCTATACTCATATTCAGTCACATATCAATGTATGGTATGTCAAAAATATCATAGTAAGAGAATATTGAACATGTCCTCTTTTCCACTTTTAATTTTAGTGATTTCATGCATCTAAATTATGACCATAGGCAGATCATATTTACACAACTACCTCGATTATCGTAAGTATACGGGTAGAATGAAGTGATAAGTGCACATAAACAAGCAAAGAATCATGTAACTACCATATAATGTCCACATgttttgatattttgggattaCAATCTGTAACTGCACAATTACATTCTTTTCCATACATGGCACCGATACTTGTACCAATTCTCGTCACACCATGAGTACTAGAACCCCTTATTTCTCTCTTATCCCTTAATATTATCATTTTTAATCTGTACTTATCAAAAACATTCCTCACCGAAGTCTAGAaagtcttaacatacctcgagATCAAGTAAATGAATCACAAAAGTGTCATTCTCCTTCCAAAGTGCCTCAGAATGATCCCAATCTATCAAATATGAAATGTACATAAGTAAACGAGTCCGTAGACACCAAAAATTCAACCCAAAAGtcaaaccctagcctccaaggatGATGACACTAGATATTAGCTGAAGCCAAAACTCTCTAACACCGTGTTTGGCGGATTTAACCCTTGGAACTCATTCAGAACCCCTTGACAAAAACCAAATATGGATTTTGGTCATAAAATACACTACGAACCTGCCCAAACACTCAAAATGCTGACCCAGGATCGTCTTGACCTTGGTCAATTGTAATTCCTttacttaactagtttctccaccAAAGGTCCAAATCATCGAAGCTCCTCGAGATCCGAACCAACTACTCGACTAAGTAATAAATCACGTTTCGTACCTCATGGAATTGAAGAAATTCTGATTCGACTTCGTTAACCTCCGATGTTGACTTGGTCAGACATTTTCATTTTCTTAACTTAAGAACTTCCAGTTTTACTATTTCTTCTCTGCTACTCTCCTGATTACCTTGGGAACCATGCTACCCATTcccgcaagtcaagaatatcATTTTAAAGATACGGGAAGGGTATTTTGGTGAAAAATAGTCCAAAATCTAATTATATTCAATAATGAGCATTATTTGCTGCTTATAATGACTAGTacatttagccttaattaaatgAATGTGCGTTTTTGGTTCATTCAGATTGAAAAGCTGTTACATTTATTTGTGCATAGAATTTCATTAATTACCCTTAGATATGAATTAACAATACATACTTAATATAAGTCTTGGTTAATTAAATGATGTAGTGATTAATTACTTACTAATTTTAAGAATGCAGATTCACAACAAAGAGGATCAAAAGTGCACattttgaaatttaaaaatactTAGACATCTATCCGAAGGATGAAATAAAAATTTGATGATATTTGAGGGATTAAAGCGCAAATTTCCCCATTGAATAGTTCAAGAAGGATAAATAAAATGCAAGAGACCGGAGAAAGTGGAACAACCAAAGTAATGACCACGTGGTTTGTATTTATTGGAGTACTAAACTATAAATTGAGCAGGCCTACATGACATTATTCAGAACAGTAAACTGATTTGAATTGAAGCCTTTTCGATATCTTCCCATTATTTTGTTCTATCTTTATTAACGTGAGTCCGATTCAAAAGATGTCTTCCGGAAAGCTTGTAGTATATCTTGAAAATGCCACAGGCCTTGATGACACAAATTGGCTGAGTATGTTTCTAACAAACTCCTTTCTATTAGTAAATGTTATTTATATTGATGAATAAAACTGAGAGTACTTCAAGCATGTAACAATTGATTACATGTTGAAGAGGAACCCTAATCAAATCTTATAAACTAGCATTTTTTTCTTGTTTACTGCATGGTCCAAGATGATCTTTATTCTcatcacaaatataatataagcTAACAAGTAGGATCTCATTAGTTTCTATGACTTTCTGATCGTTGATTTGCCTCTTCGTCTATGTATAAACAACTGGGACTTTATATTTTTATACGGAAAGTAAGGAGACAATGAACTATTTAGATCCAAATTTCATCTGCAAAATCACCCTTTTTATTGGGATCCTACATATATGCACAAAAAAAATTACTACATACATATAAAATAAATTTGGAATCCACTTCTTAGTAATCCAAAAATCAAGCAGATCAAGCATAAAATAGATGGAGAGAGTAAAATTCTTTGATTTTCCTCTCGTTGGAGGAGATGATCAAGACACGTGCGGATAAGTTCTGCAGATGCTCCAGTGAAGAGGTGCGACAGTTTGGTCGTGGTTGAGCTGAGAAGAGGAAGAGGTAGGCATAAAAAGTCTTGGGGAGAGGTGATTGAGTAGGATATGGTGCAACTTCAACTTACGAGGACATGACCCTTGATAGAAGGGTATGGAGATCAAGTATCAGGGTAAAGGGTTAGTAGGTTGCACCCAAATTACTCTTCGTACTAGGAGTAGTTTGTATCTTTGTTTTGTCTGGTTATTATTAGATCCTTAGTACTATCTCATTGTTTCTTTCACTCGGTTATCTAATTATTTTGTTGTTAATATTGCTTCTTATTATTGTTTATTATTACTGTTGCTTTTTCATCTCTTCTTGAGCCGGGGATCAATAGAAACAGTCTCTCTAGCTGTCACAAGGTAGAGATAAGATCTTCATACACACTAACCTCCCCAGCTCCCACCTGATGTAATTttactgggttgttgttgctgttgtttccTTTCGTTGGATATTATGCGATTGTTTTAACAAATTGCATGCACCACTGACAATATATTCCAGATCTGTCTCGAAGCgtaaaagaaaagagaataaaatTAGATCAAACTTATTACAGATGGAAAAAGTAAATGATCTATTTCCCTTCCATAGGATTATATTTTATTCAACTATGGTTTCTCCTTTAACTATGCATGCACGTCCCTttagataaaaaaataaaaatacatactCCCCTCATTCTTTATTTGATAAGTACGTCATAAATCCTTCATCTTTTGGTTTAATAAATTCAACTATTTCTAAAATTTCAACAGCTGATATGAATCCCTATGTGGTCTTCACTTACGGAACTGAACAGAAGAAAAGCAGTACTGCATCAGGTTTGTAATAATTAACTTATATCTGACATAGATGCTCGTAAAAATAGTTCAGACTTTAAACATTAAGGAATGATGTAATAGCTAAGAATCATAAAGACTAGAGAAAATATATCTCAAATACACTAATAATGTAGAAATTTGTTACACTTTCAATGTATAAGAGTTAAATCCATATCTTAATATTTTAAGTGGCTTTTTACAGGCGAAGGATCGTCCCCTGAGTGGAATGAGTCTTTCTATTTCACCAGTGGTTCTGATGAGCTTCACATCAAGCTTATGGATGAAAATACTTTCCAAAGTGACGATTTCATAGGAGAAACAACGTTAATAATCTCCCTCATTGCTTTCTATGCTATGAACATACACTTTGTTTTGCAAATAATTTATAGTCTCTAACGGTTCTTTTTTATTTCCCTATGTTTCGTGATCAAAACAGAATTTCCCTAGTGGAAGTGTTTAACGAAGGAGAAGTGGGATCAACTTCGTATGAACTTTACAAGGATGATGAAAATTGTGGATCCATCAGACTTGGCCTCAGTTTTACTCATGAGGAGGTAATTAATTATATAGATTCTTCAACAtgaaaatcaatttttttgttttatttctgAGTAAAAGAATAAGACTTCTCAAGATCAATGTATTTTTCTTGCTTGCAGAGGAGTGAATATGATGAGGACTACTAGTTTACGCTGTCCAGCTCAAGAATTTAAGTTTATGGAAGGGTTATTGGATTACCCATACAAGAAGAAATAGTTCTAGGAATAAATTATGAAATAATATTGAATTGGTTAGCTCAGTTATCACTTTTGTAATTTTTGTGCGAATAACATACGCTTTAGTTATGCAGTATTTTTTGTATTATTTCAATCTGAATTTAATAGAGATACATGTGTTAGCAAATAAATGATATGTGTTATCAACTGTAAGTTAGTTGACTAATGTTTCTTAGCCAGTTATCTCTGGCGTTTGATTCTGATGTTACTTAGCAGGCTATCTCTCGCGTTTGTTTCTAATGTTTGCAacatatattttaaaattagttttttgttttttgtttttttcgcACTGTTATAAAGATAATTAAAATATGGCTATAGTTAGTATCATATAAAAGAAAGTTTTATGATTGTAATTGTTAGTAATGTTTGAAACTGTAAATTGCGTCTCAACAATTTTATAAGAATGGTTTTCTATCATTCCAATGATATATgcaaaacaaagtccgaaaatCCAACATAAACAAACTCAAGAAAAAGAGCTTAAATAAACGAAACCTTCATGGGTCTATCCTTTTAGTGCATGTATGAATATTCAAAATGTTTTCAA
Encoded here:
- the LOC132634849 gene encoding elicitor-responsive protein 3-like, with protein sequence MSSGKLVVYLENATGLDDTNWLTDMNPYVVFTYGTEQKKSSTASGEGSSPEWNESFYFTSGSDELHIKLMDENTFQSDDFIGETTISLVEVFNEGEVGSTSYELYKDDENCGSIRLGLSFTHEERSEYDEDY